The Arcobacter lacus genome includes a region encoding these proteins:
- a CDS encoding phage neck terminator protein: protein MILEEYENDVLLSLYEVVKDTLNYDEELLLIGRENATQDTFTKNYIVLDTLASNPVSQPLKKYDDIDEIEYWHTNMVGTFTLEFYGTKAIINYINFLNLINSQECRDSQKKNEIILFTPKSTNNLKMQTQSKFYERYEVEVVIQYVIKTAVERLRIDTADINYLIER from the coding sequence ATGATTTTAGAAGAGTATGAAAATGATGTTTTACTTAGCCTTTATGAAGTTGTAAAAGATACTTTGAATTATGATGAAGAATTACTTTTAATTGGTAGAGAAAATGCCACACAAGATACTTTTACAAAAAATTATATAGTTCTTGATACTTTAGCAAGTAATCCAGTTTCACAACCTTTAAAAAAATATGATGATATTGATGAAATTGAATATTGGCATACTAATATGGTAGGTACTTTTACTCTTGAATTTTACGGAACTAAAGCAATAATAAATTATATAAATTTTTTAAATTTAATAAATAGTCAAGAATGTAGAGATAGTCAAAAAAAGAATGAGATTATACTATTTACTCCAAAAAGTACAAACAATTTAAAGATGCAAACTCAGTCAAAATTTTACGAAAGATATGAGGTTGAAGTCGTTATACAATATGTCATTAAAACAGCTGTTGAAAGATTAAGGATTGATACAGCTGATATAAATTATTTGATTGAGAGGTAA
- a CDS encoding DUF3383 family protein, with protein MAAVNQDIPLGRVINVSIEGVPVGLARTNMNIVCLMTSDKSFLNSNKRTVSYTELSGVADDFGSFSRVYQLAKRIFTNANPINKGNGYLVIGYWRAVDEILEATKGYLKSAELSEDVVVSTLQTIKDGSFTINVNDAETPLTVTNINFTSCTSLSDIVALLGTKITGATVTKNGLNQIIITSNLTGTSSTVSFMSDASTGTGIADVLCLSNGSGAISVNGKASETLDGESKEQALIEVSKEEPIRGVVFIDKPTSNEAKALSTWGIANDCLVYDVFSDETNFTLDSENNFVWFNKLSGGVNYRTLFDKQADRGLAVGYMAKMHTVNFEATNTALTMNLKELQGCLPSKYSDSELNSAQKVGLDLYGTFGSLPRTYTSGANDFTDNVYNVIAVKRFVQIDVFNVLQGTPTKLAQTDEDMQKLIEAIERTLSLFVSAGVIAPGKWNSTYDFGNPEVFRRNIETVGYYVYAKPMSEQAQSAREQRKAPAIQVAFKMAGAIHTADIAIVFER; from the coding sequence ATGGCAGCAGTTAATCAAGATATACCATTAGGTAGAGTAATAAATGTTTCAATTGAGGGTGTTCCTGTTGGTTTAGCTAGAACAAATATGAATATTGTCTGTTTAATGACAAGCGATAAAAGTTTTCTAAATAGCAATAAAAGAACAGTTTCATATACAGAGTTAAGCGGTGTAGCTGATGATTTCGGAAGTTTTTCAAGAGTTTATCAATTAGCTAAAAGAATATTTACAAATGCAAATCCAATAAATAAAGGAAATGGATATCTTGTTATTGGATATTGGAGAGCAGTTGATGAAATCTTAGAAGCAACAAAAGGATATTTAAAAAGTGCAGAACTAAGCGAAGATGTTGTTGTAAGTACTTTACAAACTATTAAAGATGGTAGTTTTACAATTAATGTCAATGATGCAGAAACTCCACTAACTGTTACAAATATTAATTTTACATCTTGTACAAGTTTATCTGATATTGTTGCTTTACTTGGTACTAAAATTACTGGTGCAACAGTAACAAAAAATGGTTTAAATCAAATTATTATTACAAGTAATTTAACTGGAACATCTTCAACAGTATCATTTATGAGTGATGCATCAACTGGAACTGGAATTGCTGATGTTCTTTGTTTAAGTAATGGAAGTGGTGCAATTTCTGTTAATGGAAAAGCAAGTGAAACTTTAGATGGAGAAAGTAAAGAACAAGCATTAATCGAGGTATCAAAAGAAGAACCTATCAGAGGTGTTGTTTTTATTGATAAGCCTACTTCAAATGAGGCTAAAGCATTATCTACTTGGGGTATTGCAAATGATTGTTTAGTTTATGATGTGTTTAGTGATGAAACTAATTTTACTTTAGATTCTGAAAATAACTTTGTATGGTTTAATAAGTTAAGTGGTGGAGTAAATTATCGAACATTATTTGATAAACAAGCTGATAGAGGTTTAGCAGTTGGTTATATGGCTAAAATGCATACTGTAAATTTTGAAGCAACAAATACAGCTTTAACAATGAACTTAAAAGAATTACAAGGATGCTTACCATCTAAATATTCAGATAGTGAATTAAATTCTGCTCAAAAAGTAGGATTAGATTTATACGGAACATTTGGGAGTTTACCTCGTACATATACAAGTGGTGCAAATGATTTTACAGATAATGTTTACAATGTTATTGCAGTTAAAAGATTTGTTCAAATTGATGTATTTAATGTGTTGCAAGGTACTCCTACAAAATTGGCACAAACTGATGAAGATATGCAAAAATTAATAGAAGCAATAGAAAGAACATTATCTTTATTTGTTAGTGCTGGAGTTATTGCTCCAGGCAAATGGAACTCAACTTATGATTTTGGTAATCCTGAGGTATTTAGAAGAAATATCGAAACTGTTGGTTACTATGTTTATGCTAAGCCTATGAGTGAACAAGCACAAAGCGCAAGAGAACAAAGAAAAGCACCAGCAATTCAAGTAGCTTTTAAAATGGCTGGAGCAATCCACACAGCAGATATTGCAATAGTATTTGAAAGATAA
- a CDS encoding DUF4054 domain-containing protein: MAMIDDFKAKFPMIPAETVDKYFPMFETTYRCYYGAEYGSNACDDEAILYLIAHLITISIQSSLNGASPTFSVASESVDGVSTSYFMGNGNTSLNDSFFLSTIYGQIYLQLISKNYGNQKESFV; encoded by the coding sequence ATGGCAATGATTGATGACTTTAAAGCTAAATTTCCAATGATACCAGCTGAAACTGTTGATAAGTATTTTCCAATGTTTGAGACCACTTACAGATGCTATTATGGTGCAGAGTATGGAAGTAATGCTTGTGATGATGAAGCTATTTTATATTTAATTGCACATTTAATAACAATTAGTATTCAATCATCTTTAAATGGAGCAAGTCCAACTTTTTCTGTTGCAAGTGAAAGTGTTGATGGTGTATCTACTTCTTACTTTATGGGTAATGGAAATACTTCTTTAAATGATAGTTTTTTTCTATCTACAATTTACGGGCAAATATATCTACAATTAATTTCTAAAAATTATGGGAATCAGAAAGAGTCTTTTGTATGA
- a CDS encoding major capsid family protein, translated as MKLKNLIDMNSLVAHLEVAKTFKDAKGILLAQSLTHLDPRVFVKLYPENVFLNSGLTIDNTGGLADTIKKKRVSAKGSFNDVNNRGTNKGLISLDGETDSIAVIGREATINYTDDEIEKAKLENYNLVERLLGGVDEVYRKEIDEILAVGNSLNKGLLNYAGFTTDSSAAITTLTGEQAYDAIASLITDQWNGVNNTNGYMADRVMLPTTVMNWLASQKWKSQTSDKTVLTVLKEAFPNVTFLNSWRANNVNGTSVTTAYSTNENAILVRIPQPLIIGKTVPEGSFGYRADAKYRIAGIDVAENKAGRHLTGL; from the coding sequence ATGAAATTAAAAAATTTAATAGATATGAATTCTTTAGTTGCACACTTAGAAGTTGCAAAAACTTTTAAAGATGCAAAAGGGATTTTATTGGCTCAAAGTCTTACACATTTAGACCCTAGAGTATTTGTAAAGCTATATCCTGAAAATGTATTTCTAAATAGTGGTTTAACTATCGACAATACAGGTGGACTTGCTGACACAATTAAGAAAAAAAGAGTATCTGCTAAAGGTAGTTTTAATGATGTAAATAACAGAGGAACAAATAAAGGGCTTATTTCTTTAGATGGAGAAACTGACTCAATTGCTGTAATTGGAAGAGAAGCAACAATCAACTATACAGATGATGAAATTGAGAAAGCTAAATTAGAAAATTATAATTTAGTTGAAAGATTACTTGGTGGTGTTGATGAAGTTTATAGAAAAGAAATTGATGAGATTTTAGCAGTTGGAAACTCTTTAAATAAAGGGCTTTTAAATTATGCTGGATTTACCACTGATAGTTCTGCTGCAATTACAACTCTAACTGGTGAACAAGCTTATGATGCTATTGCTTCACTTATTACAGACCAATGGAATGGTGTTAATAATACTAATGGATATATGGCTGATAGAGTAATGTTACCAACAACTGTTATGAATTGGTTAGCATCGCAAAAATGGAAATCACAAACAAGTGATAAAACAGTTTTAACAGTTTTGAAAGAAGCATTCCCTAACGTTACATTCTTAAATTCTTGGAGAGCAAACAATGTAAATGGTACTTCTGTAACTACTGCATACTCTACAAATGAGAATGCTATCTTGGTAAGAATACCACAACCTCTAATTATTGGTAAAACTGTTCCAGAGGGTAGTTTTGGATATAGAGCAGATGCAAAATATAGAATTGCTGGTATTGATGTTGCTGAAAATAAAGCTGGAAGACATTTAACTGGATTATAG
- a CDS encoding Rho termination factor N-terminal domain-containing protein — protein sequence MPKEELEALTVEELKAKCKELGLEGYSNLKKDDLISLILGDDGKNPKEELEEDNEEEIFTLNALRCCKTETKGEVLGKFEISKTDFEADKKIQRFIEIGFIVEAD from the coding sequence ATGCCAAAAGAAGAATTAGAAGCTTTAACAGTTGAAGAACTGAAAGCAAAATGTAAAGAGTTAGGGTTAGAGGGATATTCAAATCTTAAAAAAGATGATTTAATCTCTCTTATATTAGGTGATGATGGTAAAAATCCAAAAGAAGAATTAGAAGAAGATAATGAAGAAGAAATCTTTACATTAAATGCTTTAAGATGTTGCAAAACTGAAACAAAAGGTGAAGTATTAGGAAAATTTGAGATATCTAAGACTGATTTTGAAGCAGACAAGAAAATCCAGAGATTTATTGAAATTGGATTTATTGTAGAAGCAGATTGA